Proteins found in one Carassius auratus strain Wakin chromosome 12, ASM336829v1, whole genome shotgun sequence genomic segment:
- the LOC113112181 gene encoding zinc finger MYM-type protein 1-like, with protein MSGNRRISPSWERPLVSPLKIGSIGLAHHIDEEGEKEEQQEKAEQKKEEEQEEGKQQEKAEQEEQEQEDNGTRTKTVTVQPVQTEAGSKTGEDAPRIDLNRAEDEGFDFYTRPASKDLDFFFSYHPQQPTRKGTTIYHTKDGIMRKWLTYCKKENSLYCTVCLAYAKPSASESAFIKGGMTAWKHVHQRIEEHERNQVHRDSAEAYFMMASQADIVSLLSGKQVSLHRDQVRKKRQVMDRVIEVIKVIGKCGLSYRGTKFEAAYTWDNIAVDHGNFLEMILLLSKFDVSLQEHVNECVQKSQSLNKTGVKGRGSFVTLLSKTSVNKVIDVISHLIKESISREVRQAGMFSLQIDTTQDITSTDQCAVILRYVTDVVHEKLIGVVDCESSTGEYFVELLKKTLAKVDIELRNCVGNSTDGAANMQGQYKGFSALLASESPNQVHIWCYAHVLNLVLGDTTSAVIESASLFSIVNDVAVFIKDSYKRMKMWEEVSDDKRHRRLSPIGETRWWAKDQALSKIFGCFGNPDNALYVDLILTLKRIVEDMSIKAHVRARAKGYMESLLKHETVLTAQLFLRIFEITSPLSRYLQTSGMDLITAHRLVMGAQDSLKSCNRDMDGVTKAANIFVKWANKELEENGSKEVVQGALPEKKIRKKKSMPGEVAEEEHSLNTEDQYRIKVHNVILDTVTQSIHARYSANGALYDDFACLDPRNFGTLRDRGLPSESLKQLSKCLLRFDERATSGRLNAELCSLANQWERLKLPHLESYTVRAAEETEDGEDMELNNTSCTSCKDCAICVYHILSKYNLLTDAYHVIGLAYKFLLTLSFSQVACERTFSTLKYVKNRLRSTLTQERLEAFMLMCTEKEILMTLDNDGVIDRVAESSKLLQSLLVM; from the exons ATGTCAGGAAATAGGAGGATCAGTCCAAGTTGGGAGAGGCCGCTCGTATCCCCCCTTAAGATTGGAAGTATTGGTTTGGCcca TCATATTGATGAGGAGGGAGAgaaggaggagcagcaggagaaAGCAGAGCAAAAgaaggaggaggagcaggaggaaggAAAGCAGCAGGAGAAAGCAGAGcaggaggagcaggagcaggaggatAATGGAACAAGAACAAAAACAGTGACAG TACAACCAGTACAGACAGAGGCAGGGTCCAAGACAGGTGAAGATGCACCAAGGATAGACCTAAACAGAGCTGAAGATGAGGGCTTTGATTTTTATACACGACCGGCCTccaaagatttagatttttttttttcttaccaccCTCAACAACCCACCAGAAAAGGCACGACTATCTATCATACTAAAGATGGTATTATGAGAAAGTGGCTCACATACTGTAAGAAAGAAAACTCACTCTACTGCACAGTATGTTTGGCATATGCAAAGCCATCTGCAAGTGAAAGTGCGTTCATTAAGGGGGGAATGACAGCCTGGAAGCATGTACATCAGAGAATAGAAGAGCACGAAAGAAACCAAGTTCACAGAGACAGTGCAGAAGCATATTTTATGATGGCCAGTCAAGCAGACATAGTAAGCTTACTAAGTGGAAAACAAGTGTCTCTTCACCGTGACCAAGTCAGAAAGAAACGCCAAGTCATGGACCGTGTCATTGAAGTGATAAAAGTCATTGGAAAGTGTGGTCTTAGCTATAGAGGCACCAAATTTGAAGCTGCATACACATGGGACAACATTGCTGTTGATCATGGAAACTTCTTGGAAATGATCCTCCTGCTGAGCAAATTTGATGTCTCTCTGCAAGAACATGTAAATGAATGTGTACAAAAAAGCCAAAGCCTAAATAAGACCGGTGTTAAAGGCAGAGGATCTTTCGTTACACTGCTGTCTAAAACATCTGTCAACAAAGTGATTGATGTAATCAGCCACTTAATCAAAGAAAGCATTTCAAGGGAAGTAAGGCAAGCAGGAATGTTTTCTCTGCAGATTGACACCACACAAGATATTACCTCCACAGACCAATGTGCTGTTATCCTCAGATATGTGACTGATGTGGTCCATGAGAAGCTCATAGGTGTGGTTGATTGTGAGTCATCAACTGGAGAGTATTTTGTGGAGCTACTTAAAAAAACTCTAGCAAAGGTGGATATTGAGCTTAGGAACTGTGTTGGCAACTCAACCGATGGAGCTGCAAACATGCAAGGCCAGTACAAGGGGTTCTCTGCTTTACTGGCATCAGAGTCTCCTAACCAAGTGCACATCTGGTGCTATGCACATGTGCTCAATCTTGTTCTGGGTGACACCACGAGTGCTGTGATAGAAAGTGCATCCCTTTTCTCCATAGTGAATGATGTTGCTGTATTTATCAAGGACTCATACAAGCGTATGAAAATGTGGGAGGAAGTCAGTGATGACAAGCGACACAGACGGCTGTCTCCTATCGGGGAGACAAGATGGTGGGCCAAGGACCAGGCCCTAAGCAAGATATTTGGCTGTTTTGGTAACCCTGACAATGCTTTGTATGTTGATTTAATCTTAACACTGAAAAGGATAGTGGAAGATATGTCAATCAAAGCACATGTCAGAGCAAGAGCTAAGGGGTACATGGAGTCCCTACTGAAGCATGAGACGGTGTTGACAGCACAGCTATTCTTGAGAATCTTTGAGATTACCTCACCACTTTCCAGATACCTCCAGACCAGTGGCATGGACCTAATCACTGCTCATCGACTAGTTATGGGGGCCCAAGACAGCCTAAAATCCTGCAACAGGGACATGGATGGTGTCACAAAAGCTGCAAATATCTTTGTTAAATGGGCTAACAAGGAGCTGGAGGAGAATGGATCTAAAGAGGTGGTTCAGGGGGctctacctgaaaaaaaaatcagaaagaagAAGTCCATGCCAGGTGAAGTAGCAGAGGAAGAACATTCGTTGAATACAGAGGATCAGTACAGGATCAAGGTGCACAATGTCATTTTGGACACAGTGACTCAGAGCATTCACGCTCGCTATTCTGCAAATGGAGCTCTTTATGATGATTTTGCATGCCTCGACCCAAGGAATTTTGGTACACTAAGAGATAGGGGGCTTCCATCTGAATCCCTCAAACAACTCAGTAAATGCCTCCTTAGGTTCGATGAAAGAGCAACATCTGGAAGGCTCAATGCCGAGCTCTGTAGTTTGGCCAACCAGTGGGAGAGACTTAAGTTGCCACATTTGGAGTCATACACTGTCCGGGCTGCAGAAGAGACAGAAGATGGAGAAGACATGGAACTGAATAACACCAGCTGCACCTCCTGCAAAGACTGTGCAATTTGTGTTTATCATATCCTCTCCAAATACAACCTCCTCACTGATGCCTATCACGTCATTGGACTGGCCTACAAGTTCTTGCTTACACTCTCTTTCAGTCAAGTGGCCTGTGAGAGGACCTTTTCTACTCTCAAGTATGTAAAGAACAGACTGAGGAGTACTCTGACACAGGAGCGTCTTGAGGCATTCATGCTAATGTGCACAGAGAAAGAGATCCTAATGACTTTAGACAACGATGGAGTCATAGACAGAGTTGCAGAGTCGAGTAAACTTCTCCAAAGTTTGCTGGTGATGTGA
- the LOC113111887 gene encoding zinc finger MYM-type protein 1-like — protein sequence MQQRQTVKMAKRRKEEKEMGGAEKIRMKKKKMLAQEAAKCAKLTDLFRTEKGAVAGGAAVKVIDGEGQFDDDPCSHIDEEGEKEEQQEKAEQKKEEEQEEGKQQEKAEQEEQEQEDNGTRTKTVTVQPVQTEAGSKTGEDAPRIDLNRAEDEGFDFYTRPASKDLDFFFSYHPQQPTRKGTTIYHTKDGIMRKWLTYCKKENSLYCTVCLAYAKPSASESAFIKGGMTAWKHVHQRIEEHERNQVHRDSAEAYFMMASQADIVSLLSGKQVSLHRDQVRKKRQVMDRVIEVIKVIGKCGLSYRGTKFEAAYTWDNIAVDHGNFLEMILLLSKFDVSLQEHVNECVQKSQSLNKTGVKGRGSFVTLLSKTSVNKVIDVISHLIKESISREVRQAGMFSLQIDTTQDITSTDQCAVILRYVTDVVHEKLIGVVDCESSTGEYFVELLKKTLAKVDIELRNCVGNSTDGAANMQGQYKGFSALLASESPNQVHIWCYAHVLNLVLGDTTSAVIESASLFSIVNDVAVFIKDSYKRMKMWEEVSDDKRHRRLSPIGETRWWAKDQALSKIFGCFGNPDNALYVDLILTLKRIVEDMSIKAHVRARAKGYMESLLKHETVLTAQLFLRIFEITSPLSRYLQTSGMDLITAHRLVMGAQDSLKSCNRDMDGVTKAANIFVKWANKELEENGSKEVVQGALPEKKNQKEEVHAR from the exons atgcaaCAGAGACAGACGGTAAAAATGGCGAAacgaaggaaagaagagaaagaaatgggtggggccgaaaaaataagaatgaaaaaaaaaaaaatgttggcacAAGAGGCAGCTAAATGTGCCAAATTAACGGACCTTTTCCGCACTGAAAAGGGTGCTGTGGCAGGAGGTGCAG CTGTTAAGGTCATTGATGGAGAGGGACAGTTTGATGATGACCCCTGCAGTCATATTGATGAGGAGGGAGAgaaggaggagcagcaggagaaAGCAGAGCAAAAgaaggaggaggagcaggaggaaggAAAGCAGCAGGAGAAAGCAGAGcaggaggagcaggagcaggaggatAATGGAACAAGAACAAAAACAGTGACAG TACAACCAGTACAGACAGAGGCAGGGTCCAAGACAGGTGAAGATGCACCAAGGATAGACCTAAACAGAGCTGAAGATGAGGGCTTTGATTTTTATACACGACCGGCCTccaaagatttagatttttttttttcttaccaccCTCAACAACCCACCAGAAAAGGCACGACTATCTATCATACTAAAGATGGTATTATGAGAAAGTGGCTCACATACTGTAAGAAAGAAAACTCACTCTACTGCACAGTATGTTTGGCATATGCAAAGCCATCTGCAAGTGAAAGTGCGTTCATTAAGGGGGGAATGACAGCCTGGAAGCATGTACATCAGAGAATAGAAGAGCACGAAAGAAACCAAGTTCACAGAGACAGTGCAGAAGCATATTTTATGATGGCCAGTCAAGCAGACATAGTAAGCTTACTAAGTGGAAAACAAGTGTCTCTTCACCGTGACCAAGTCAGAAAGAAACGCCAAGTCATGGACCGTGTCATTGAAGTGATAAAAGTCATTGGAAAGTGTGGTCTTAGCTATAGAGGCACCAAATTTGAAGCTGCATACACATGGGACAACATTGCTGTTGATCATGGAAACTTCTTGGAAATGATCCTCCTGCTGAGCAAATTTGATGTCTCTCTGCAAGAACATGTAAATGAATGTGTACAAAAAAGCCAAAGCCTAAATAAGACCGGTGTTAAAGGCAGAGGATCTTTCGTTACACTGCTGTCTAAAACATCTGTCAACAAAGTGATTGATGTAATCAGCCACTTAATCAAAGAAAGCATTTCAAGGGAAGTAAGGCAAGCAGGAATGTTTTCTCTGCAGATTGACACCACACAAGATATTACCTCCACAGACCAATGTGCTGTTATCCTCAGATATGTGACTGATGTGGTCCATGAGAAGCTCATAGGTGTGGTTGATTGTGAGTCATCAACTGGAGAGTATTTTGTGGAGCTACTTAAAAAAACTCTAGCAAAGGTGGATATTGAGCTTAGGAACTGTGTTGGCAACTCAACCGATGGAGCTGCAAACATGCAAGGCCAGTACAAGGGGTTCTCTGCTTTACTGGCATCAGAGTCTCCTAACCAAGTGCACATCTGGTGCTATGCACATGTGCTCAATCTTGTTCTGGGTGACACCACGAGTGCTGTGATAGAAAGTGCATCCCTTTTCTCCATAGTGAATGATGTTGCTGTATTTATCAAGGACTCATACAAGCGTATGAAAATGTGGGAGGAAGTCAGTGATGACAAGCGACACAGACGGCTGTCTCCTATCGGGGAGACAAGATGGTGGGCCAAGGACCAGGCCCTAAGCAAGATATTTGGCTGTTTTGGTAACCCTGACAATGCTTTGTATGTTGATTTAATCTTAACACTGAAAAGGATAGTGGAAGATATGTCAATCAAAGCACATGTCAGAGCAAGAGCTAAGGGGTACATGGAGTCCCTACTGAAGCATGAGACGGTGTTGACAGCACAGCTATTCTTGAGAATCTTTGAGATTACCTCACCACTTTCCAGATACCTCCAGACCAGTGGCATGGACCTAATCACTGCTCATCGACTAGTTATGGGGGCCCAAGACAGCCTAAAATCCTGCAACAGGGACATGGATGGTGTCACAAAAGCTGCAAATATCTTTGTTAAATGGGCTAACAAGGAGCTGGAGGAGAATGGATCTAAAGAGGTGGTTCAGGGGGctctacctgaaaaaaaaaatcagaaagaagAAGTCCATGCCAGGTGA